In the Primulina tabacum isolate GXHZ01 chromosome 7, ASM2559414v2, whole genome shotgun sequence genome, TGATGAACTGAACAacattttttacaatttttgtTGGTGGTTGCAATTTTCTCCCATCATCCTATGCAGCCACGGGTCACCCATGTGATTGTTTTCCAAACAAGTTAAGCGGACATATGCTGTTATTAAGTACAATTCGAATACTCGGTTTTAGAGCTAGGATTTAGATTGCTGGATATGATCCTTTACCGGGTTTTCTCACCCATTTCTTTGTTTTGTAAAGTATGATAGAAGTTCGAATGAATGTTTTCAACATGAGTAGTCTGATTAGAAGTTGCGTACTAGAATCCCATTCTTTCAGAACATTTCTTGATGTCCAATTCACATTATCATTTGTGTTACAGATTTTTGTTAAGGATGTCTGGAAGGAGTACACAGGATGGCCATTAAACGACATGGAGGGGCAGTACAAGTTCATGGTTAAACATGTTCAGCTCTGGAATGTTGCATTTCATAGCACGTCTCCTAGATGGATACACTCCCTATATCTTGCTGCCATTGCCGCCTTCTATGCAAAGTACGGTGAATTTTcctcttttattttaaaacctcGATTATTCAATAAAACTGCCCTGAAATACGTGATATTTCACTGTATAACTTGATCTATCGCTacattttattcaatttttgttttttaggGAGGTCGAAGCTGGTCTAATGGAATACAAACCTGATATCATCATCAGTGTTCATCCTCTTATGCAGCATATTCCTTTGTGGGTGTTGAAATGGCAAGGCTTACAAAAGAAAGTCGTTTTCGTTACTGTCATAACTGACCTAAACACATGTCACCGCACCtggtaaaaaaataatttcatcgaaaattttcttgaattgttgAACTCATGACAGCACATTCTAATAAGCAAACACATTATCAACAAAGGTTTCAACCGTCGGTGAACAGATTATATTGTCCTTCGGAAGAGGTAGCGAAGAGGGCTTTGATCGATGGCCTCGAGGAGTCTCAAACTCGTGTGTTTGGCTTGCCAATTAGACCTTCTTTTTGTCGAGCAATTCTCTCCAAGGTGAATAGACCAAACTTGATGTAAGGCAACCATTTTTAGCATAAATTGCACCATCTGTTgtagttgattaattaattacttGTTTTTATATAGGATGATTTGAGGGTAGAACTCGAGATGGATCCAAATTTGCCAGCAGTTTTACTAATGGGAGGTGGAGAAGGGATGGGGCCGGTCAAGAAAACTGGAAAGGCACTCGGAGAGGCTCTATTTGACAAAGAACTTGAAATGCCAATCGGACAGCTAGTTATCATTTGTGGTCGTAATGAAAATCTAGCCTCCGCATTAAAATCATTGGACTGGAAAATCCCAGTTAAGGTAGCCTGCCATTTTTGTCGAAGATCTAGGAGACAACTCCTCTCGATGACCTCTTATTGctagaaatattattttcaaatcttGGCAATAGAAACTTAGAAGTTGTGCTGATTTGATTCGATGTAGATTAGAGGATTTGAGAAGCAAATGGAGAAATGGATGGGTGCTTGTGACTGCATTATCACAAAAGTATGCTATTCTTACCCTTCCCTGTATGTTGTTTCGGCGGCATCTTCTGCTACAATAGTCAAGAATTAAGGCCTGGTTTTATACGGGTTTTTGGGATGTTACAGGCAGGACCTGGTACAATTGCGGAAGCATTGATAAGGGGCCTTCCGATTATTCTTAACGATTATATTCCTGGACAAGTAAGTGATTCCGAATGCTCATTTCTTCAATGCCCACGTCTTCGCCTTTTACTTGAAGACAACATCTTTTATTCTCATTTCCCCACACTGGTTAGTGGGAAGAGTTCGAAAAAAGATATATAAGAATGCACAACATATGGCACTTCTCTACCGATTTGACACAATCATTTTTACACGACGAGGATGAATATGAAATAATACTTGGTTCATTTTGCCTTTTACAGGAGAAAGGGAATGTTCCTTATGTAGTTGATAACGGGGCAGGAATCTTTACACGAAGCTCGAAAGAAACGGCAAGAGTTGTGGCCGACTGGTTCAGCACGAAGAAGGATGAGCTCAAGAGAATGTCGGAAAATGCGCTAAAACTCGCCCAACCAAATGCAGTTTTCGACATCGTGAAGGACATTCACGAGCTTGCTTGCCAACGGGGTCCTTTGACAAACATACCGTACATGCTCACATCATCGTTTTCGAGCTTAATTTATTAAAGCGATGACAATCAAATTCCTCATAACCAGGACAAGTGTCTGCTACTTTGGGATTCCTTCATTGTGGTCGTAGCTGATGAAAGCATGCGTGCTGTTGTTTTTACCTTCAGAGTTGCTCCCAAGTTGAAGGTGGTTGAAAGTGGTGCTGTTGGATTGTTTTTAGGTTAGTTTGACTAATAGTGAAGCTTGCTTATTTGCTTGTtgcttattattttatttgttacTCAAAGGATCTCTCAATTTGAATATAGTAGTATTTTGTGCATGTTATTCGCCAATTGGCTGGTACTAACATTGGCTTTGGACGGTGAATCCACGCTATGATATTACAGTATATAGTCGTTGATTTCCTCATTCATATATATAAGACTTTTTGAGATCCATCAATTCGTCTAAGTCAATTGATATATAGAGGTTTGATGTCTTCAACATCcactaaaaatatatatgttgggATGCTAAACATATCATAAGTCTTTGTATTTCCTTTATTTCATTCAAGTATTATGTATTTATCTACGAAAACACAATTTTATTACGATGTGATATTTGTTAAATGGTCATATAAGTTTGTCGATTGGTCATGtaaatattcaaatttaaatattgatCACGTTAGTTAGGTTGTGATTTGacttttgataaaaaaaaaaaattaacagtGTTGATGAATCATTATTTTAAGATGTTAGATCAGTATTTTTCAGTGTCATGTCAACATTATAAAAAAACCAAAACATAACTTATATagataaatttaaatagttattttgactATTTTTATGTCATTGTCATTTGTGCCTGGTAAGAAACGTTTGACGTTGATAGCAAACTAGTATTCTCATTTTAAGTGATTGAATGATCATAAGATGATAATGGAATCTAaattatttatctattttttgTAAGCAACGCGTACACGTGTCACGCCCCAATAGGCTCGTGGAGATGGGATTTGACGTTTGTAcattatttaacataaaaagaTTATTTGTttccaaaatatattttcttccatTTTTAGGTAGAGCACAAGCAACCATGTGCATTGGTTAATGTTGGTGGGCTCAGACGTTGCTTGTGACCAATTGAGTTGAAAAGAGGCCAAATGTTCTTataatttgcattttttttattttttttttgttaatgataaattttcaaatttaatcctGTAATTTAAATAGTTTTTTTTCTTGTTACAATGAATTTTCATTTCTAGTATCAtaatatttatatgtttttcattttttgtccTTTAAAATCATatgtttttttcatttttaatcattttttacgGACAAACATATCGAACTCGGATaaaaaaattgccaaaaatcgaaAAAAGATATAATTTACATGatcacaaataaaaaaattaatcataaaaGACCAGAAGTGAAAACGAAATACAAGTTATATAACAAAAAATACAAAGTCATTATTGgtcaaaattgaaaaaaattataaattgaaGGACTAAAAATgtacattttctgattgaaaatatttcaaatcCTGCCCATTTTTAAAACAATACAAATTTGGTTCTTTGTTGTGTATTCAACTATGGATTGTTCAATTTTatattagattttgaatcaaaccATATTATATcgattttataaaatttcaaaaaaaccAAACAATGAATTTTTTATagccaaaccaaaccaaaccgaATCGAACCTTGTTTGTTTAGATGCttcaatttaaattttaagtttcataGTAAATCAATACATGAAATattgtaatttaaaaaaaaaaataggaatGACAATCGACATGAGTTGAGTGAACGTcttaatttaatcatgaaatataatgattttaagtaaaatagtgtaaattaaaatacttaTGCATGTTATAGAATTCTTCAACTTATAAAAACTTGAACTTTTAAGGTTGTGGTTATGCATAATTAGGTTATAATCtacattaaataataataataataataaattttttcagttggattgattttaaaatgaattcTTAGTTCGCTGTGATATCTGAATTTGTTTTTATGTATGTCGTAAAATTTTAGTCTTTAAATCCTTTTTGcgaatattttcttaacaaaagacgaattcatatataaatatttccCCTGGtgattaaacaattaaattaaaaatgataatGGTGTCGAGAGATACAAAACCGATGTTTAGAAAATACTATAAAAATGAAACAATagttattttcttaaaaaagaagaagaaattataacATAATTCTTAAAAACTAAACAAATATGCAAAAAATATACAATTCATCGACATATGTATGACACCACATACATGTAAAAATTAACATTTATTGTGTCAGTGTTACCATTCTCCAGTCGTCTTAATTAGAAcaaaaaaatttctataagaCGATCTCGGagtcaattttatgatataaatcAATTATTTTATAGATAAATATGATACGGTCTCCCCTGCTATTCTCGAAATACAGGATTAATTGACACAATAATTTGGAATATGTGGCATTAATTTATACTAAAAAAATCCATTAATATTTCAAGTAATAAAATTAGagtattaattttaattaaaatcacAGTGCCAAATCCGCACACCACATCTGAGATTTTTCATTTCTATCCAATTTTTTTCCTTATCAAGATTTTATCTTGATTCATTGAGTTGATCTCTGTGATTGAAGGTGCCCACTTTCATTTTTAACCAGGTAAAATTAGATTCTCTCCCCTTTTTTCCCTATCTAGATGGAGATCGAATGGGTATATGAACTTTGTTTAtggttttcttttatttattgttgGAGTAGATTCAAGATTGACTTGTATAAGAAACTAGTTCCAAttgtttcagttttttttttttaattagatATTTTGCTTGTGCCATTGATTTTTGGGGTTATGGTTGCTAAGTTTGAAGTTGCATTTCAAGAATTTGTTGTGCATTTTGTTAACGTTCTAAAGATCTCAGCTTAATTTAGCTAAAAGGAATGGGAACTGAATTCACGTTTTGGCTTGAACTGGCAACAAGTTAGTTTGATAAACAAGGTTTATAGGATGGCATGTAATCTACTGCGTGTAAGAAGGTGAAAGATGATGAATTGTTGACGCACTTTGGATTTAATTGTTAGGTGGGTTATTCGATATATAACTCATACCAATTCTTTTCACCTTGCTTCTTTGTTTGGTTAAATTTCCGATTTTTACTGAATTTTTGTTTAACATGATTGTCTGGCAAATACTAATGTTTGTGGGAATGAATGTGATCTATTATTGCCTTGCCAGTTTTTGCTCACACTAGATTAGTATAAAGAACTAATGTTGGGGGAATCAATTTAGGCAGCTTAGGTCTACTTAAGCTCGAGTGACTCAAACATGGGACTTAGCATAAGGAAACCAACTTGCCATACAGAAAAGaaggttggtgaaagaggaaGGGAGTCCATCCCTTATACAGAGTCTAGATGTAAACTCATGCCAGTTGTAAAAGAGAGATTCTAATCCTTTTTTAAGTTAACCAAACCAATTCTTTTCAAAATCTATGACGTCTTTACCCACAATTAGGTTATGAATGGTCTGTGGACTTATAAAAGATGGAATCTTCAACAAAGATatccaatattttcaaaattttaaaacaaaacagcCAACTTTGTGCATCAACAATTCagtaatttatttttgtatcttTTCATGATTTAACATATCGTGACTTGATTCTACCAATTCAACTTTCATCAAACATaaagaaggaactgaaaaattatttttgcagCTTAGCCAATTAAGCTGTTAAGTTTGGATTACAAGAAAAAGGTCTCGGTCCCTGTACATTTCAgcttcatgaatttttattcaTTGTATAAGAAAAATAGCTCAAATTCATGAACATCTTGCAAAATCTACAACTTCATGCACCCTATGTGTATAGCTGTGAACAAGGCAAAGTAACTATAGGAGCAAACCATGAACCAAAATAGATGGAAACAGTGGGataaataattcattattttcctTTTCATTGTAAGTGAAAATACCAAGTGAGACAAGAAAAGCCAATGAAGAGAGGTTTGGACCATGATAAGCATTGTAAACACTATCTGAAATTGAACCACATTTTTTTATGGTTCTAATGACTTTATTCTTAGAGTactttctgaaaaattatttgtaaggatatttaaaatattaatgtttTTTTAATGATGACAGGACTTCACGATTTCGTTGTGGTTAAACAGATTGATGAGTATAGAAATGGATACCATCATTTCaggattataaattatttaagtttttattttttaaagagtTCGATTTTTTTAGCAGATGAAACTTttatgtaaaataattattacatCATGTCGACAACATTTAAGTTGGTGGATAAACTATTGGCCTGATATTTGAAAGAATGCTGATTTGATGATGATAATATGATGGTTGCAGATTATTCACTTGCTTTAGCTCGTGTAAAGGAAGTTGTGCATATAACCGATATGGTAAGAAATATTGTGTTCGTTTCCACTTACATTTACTGGGTTGTGAATAGATTACACAGGtttaattttatcaaattaaAGATGAGAAATGTAAAAGATCTAGGAAGATGCGTGGAAAAGAATATAcgatttctttttttcttttttctctttttGAAGAAGCATATATGATTTATTGGTGACCGCTGGGAGGTGTTTTCATGATAGTATAATCTAAAAGGACATTTAAAGAACGATTGGTGAAGCCTTTCTACGATAGATTTATGTCCGATCTATTTCAGGATATAGCTTGaaaaattaagttatttttgcAGGTCTACCACTCCAGTTTTCTCGATGATGAAGAAACTACTAAAGCGTGTGGATGCCCTTTGCTTCCCCTGAAAAGCCACATTAAAGGACCAGCTCCTGTATCAGAACAAGGTCAGATTAACCCCCATAATACTTGAATCTGATTGTAAGAATATTTTGCATCAACAATGGTAGAATGTATATGCAGATAGCACGGATATAGTTGATGAGGCGATAACATTCTTTCGAGCCAATGTCTTCTTCAGAAACTTTGAAATCAAGAGTTCAGCTGATAAGCTTCTTATCTACTTGACATTTTATGTTAATATTGCTCTGAAGAGGCTTGAAGGCTGCAGAACTTTAGCCGAAGGGACCAAAGCAATTATTAGTTTGGGACTGGAAACTGTACCTGTCCCTGGGGAGCCTGGATTTCCATTTCCGGGACTGTTTACTCATCCACAATCTAGACAAGAAGCAGGTATAGCATTGGCTTGATAGGCTTATAACTTTCTGTACCAAAGAGAAGAAAAATTGAAGGTACATAAATagttgatatttgcattgattttcCTATCTTCTGATGCTGTAGCAAATACCCAGTTTCACTGTCAGATCCTACTGATCCAAACACCACCCACTGATATATATCACAATCTACTAAATAAATGATCTGAAaactttaaaatcatttaaattctTGTACTGTTCAACTTCTTTTATCTGATCTGAATCCTGCATGCATCttgttcaatattttctttttcttattatAGAACTGATCCcatattgaaattttttaaatttgtttgcTTGAACCGTGTCTAAAATTTCTGCCAGTACTAATTTGGCATTGCAGAGCTGTAACTAGCTTCAAACCATTTTTCTCTGAGTTTCATCTTCATGATTTCGACTTTTGATCGACTTCATATGTGGTCCAAGTCTTTAGACTCGTCATATTTATTTAAACAACAAATTCCAAATAATATCTTCTTGTATATCATCAGTCCATTTAATCTTTACTAGTCATTCTATTAGTTCTTGTCTTTTCTTGATTGCACTTTCTGGACACAGAACTCTTCCGGAATTATTTGAAGCAGATACGGGAAGAAACTAGTGGAAGATTATTGAGTGTGGCATATCGACCTAATGGAACTCCAAACAAATGGTGGCTGGCCTTTGCTAAGAGAAAGTTTATGAACATCATCCAAACAAATGATTCTTCCTGATGCTTGATCTATTACTtggaaaatttaaaagtatggCTTGCTTTCATGTGCTATGTGATACTTTGCTGATGTTTTGCTTGTTTGTTTGACTTTTGAAATATCTGCGACTGACATATTATTGCTTATAGTTGCATCGTTGTTGA is a window encoding:
- the LOC142552003 gene encoding monogalactosyldiacylglycerol synthase 2, chloroplastic, which codes for MAAKTASPRNAINNVIERVGVYGFGQKRCKYALEDEDGTMEMEQIGAERTKNVLILMSDTGGGHRASAEAIRDAFQLEYGDEYRIFVKDVWKEYTGWPLNDMEGQYKFMVKHVQLWNVAFHSTSPRWIHSLYLAAIAAFYAKEVEAGLMEYKPDIIISVHPLMQHIPLWVLKWQGLQKKVVFVTVITDLNTCHRTWFQPSVNRLYCPSEEVAKRALIDGLEESQTRVFGLPIRPSFCRAILSKDDLRVELEMDPNLPAVLLMGGGEGMGPVKKTGKALGEALFDKELEMPIGQLVIICGRNENLASALKSLDWKIPVKIRGFEKQMEKWMGACDCIITKAGPGTIAEALIRGLPIILNDYIPGQEKGNVPYVVDNGAGIFTRSSKETARVVADWFSTKKDELKRMSENALKLAQPNAVFDIVKDIHELACQRGPLTNIPYMLTSSFSSLIY
- the LOC142552004 gene encoding actin-related protein 2/3 complex subunit 3 isoform X2; the protein is MVYHSSFLDDEETTKACGCPLLPLKSHIKGPAPVSEQDSTDIVDEAITFFRANVFFRNFEIKSSADKLLIYLTFYVNIALKRLEGCRTLAEGTKAIISLGLETVPVPGEPGFPFPGLFTHPQSRQEAGIALA
- the LOC142552004 gene encoding actin-related protein 2/3 complex subunit 3 isoform X1, with amino-acid sequence MVYHSSFLDDEETTKACGCPLLPLKSHIKGPAPVSEQDSTDIVDEAITFFRANVFFRNFEIKSSADKLLIYLTFYVNIALKRLEGCRTLAEGTKAIISLGLETVPVPGEPGFPFPGLFTHPQSRQEAELFRNYLKQIREETSGRLLSVAYRPNGTPNKWWLAFAKRKFMNIIQTNDSS